Below is a window of Escherichia coli DSM 30083 = JCM 1649 = ATCC 11775 DNA.
CCGCTTCAATCATATGTTCCGCCACATCCTGAGCGATATCGGCATCACAGCCATTAAGTTCCAGCAGCCCGGCAGCTAACCAACGCACTTTTTCAACAGCAATTTGTAATGACATCGTTGGTTTCCTCACATTAGACCTAAAATTTTCCACCAGGTGGCGGCAAACAGTAGCAACAACAGGTAGCCGATTACCGTCAGGTACAGTCCCACACGGGTAAACTGGCGTGGCGTGAAGGTATCCGTACCCATACACACCATATTTTGTGGCGCGTTAATCGGCAGGATGAAGCCAAAACTGACACTGAAGGCGAGCAGAATGGTCATGCCGACCGGGTTAACGCCGAGTTCTGGCGGCAGACTGCTTAACAGGCTAATCAGGATGGGCAGCAATGCGGCAGTTAGCGCAGTGGCACTGGCAAACCCCAGGTGAATAATTATCAAGAAAGCGGCGAGAATCGCGAAGATGGCTAATGATGGCAAGCCATCAAGACCAAAACCTTTCACCACATAGTTCGCCATCCATGAAGCTGCCTGCGTATCAAGCAGCGTGGACCCCAGGCTGATACCAATACCAAACATCAGCAACGTGCCCCACTGCACACGTTTTTCGACCTCTTTCCAGCTCATTACACCGATGCCTGGCAGCAACATAATCGCCAGTCCGGCAAGGGTGACAGAGGTGGTATCAATACTGTGTAATTTTCCGCCAGTAGACCAAAAGAGCAGTAACAATAGCGAAATACCGATCAAGCGTTTTTCTTTACCGGTGGTTGGCCCTAACTCTGCGAGTGCTTTTTTAATGGCCTCGCTCCCCCCTTCAACAGCTTCCGTTTCTGGCGGCAACAATTTACGTGCGAGGAAATAGAGGATCACCGACATGGTGAGGCTCCAGGGCGCGCCCGCTAACAGCCAGTCAAGCCAGCTGACAGAATGCCCGGCGCCGAAAGTTTTATTGATAAAACCGATAGAAAGCAGGTTTTGCGCCGCCGAAGTTTGAATACCAACGTTCCAGATACTGGTCGCCTGGGCGATAACAATCATCATTGACGCCGCTAAACGTGAATGTTTATCCACCTTAAATGCCGCAATGACCCCCATCATAATCGGCACCACGCAAGCCGTACGGGCAGTGGCACTGGGTACAACCAGGCTCAGGACGATGGTCACCACAATGGCACCGATAATAATGCTGCGGCTGCTGGCACCTATTTTCGACATAGTAAACAGCGCAATGCGTTTATCCAGCCCGGTAATGGTCATTGCCGCCGCGATAAACATTGCTGCTGCCACCAGCGCCAGAGCAGAATTAGAAAAACCCGACAGAGTCATTTTCAGCGCTTTCGCGGTGCCAAGGATCGTGTCCGGGTGATTCATATCCGGGGCAAAACCAACCATAAAGATAATCAGTGCGGAAATAACAATTGCACTGGCGGTGTAATCCATCGCTTCGCTGATCCAGACAATAATGGCAAACACCAGAATGGCGATCATATTTTGTCCGGCGACGGGCAAGGTATCGCCCAGTGGCAGAAGGGTAATAATAATTCCGGCAATGATCGCCAACCACAGGCCGGGATTAGGGATAATTCGACGCTTTTGTGGTGCGCCATGGGATATTGATGACATATTCACCTCATTGTGAAAAATAAAAAACCTGCCTGGCTATTGCAGGAGCTATGCCATCTTTAATTTTTTAATAACGCTTTGTTATTTAATGAGTTAGCTATTTATCCTTTTTATTTTATGCGCGGTTTTCCGCACAGTTATTAAAAGATGATTCCCTTACCACACAGATAAAAAAAGGGAGCGATATGCTCCCTTGATATTCATTTATGGATTACTTAATAACATTCCATAACGTTTCGCCAAGCAACGCCGGGTTTCTTGTCCATGCCATGCCTGCTTTATCGAACGCACGGAATTTATCCTCTGCACTGCCGCTACCGCCAGAAATAATGGCTCCGGCGTGCCCCATGCGTTTTCCTTTTGGTGCAGTAACACCGGCAATATAACCTACGACCGGTTTATTCATTTCATGACGAATAAATTCCGCAGCCCGTTCTTCCGCATTACCACCAATTTCACCGATCATAATTACCGCGTCTGTTTGCGGATCATTTTCGAATAAACGCAGCGCATCAATAAAGTTAGTCCCCGGAACCGGATCGCCGCCAATACCAATACAGGTGGATTGCCCAAGTCCCAGCGCCGTGGTTTGCGCTACAGCTTCGTAGGTTAATGTACCGGAGCGGGAAACAATCCCAATACGCCCTGGGCGGTGGATTTCACCAGGCATAATCCCGATTTTGCACTCGCCCGGCGTGATAACTCCTGGGCAGTTTGGCCCAATCAGCCGCACATCCGGGTGGCAGTCAAGCAGCCGACGAACTTTCACCATATCCAGTGTCGGTACACCTTCAGTGATCACCACAACCAATTTGACGCCAGCTTCAATAGCCTCAACAACAGAATCCAGCACAAACGGTGCAGGCACATAAATCACGCTGGCATCAGCCTCAGTTTGTCGCATCGCTTCTTTCATTGAATCAAAAACCGGGCGATCCAGATGCCGTTGCCCGCCCTTACCTGGCGTCACTCCACCCACAATCTGCGTGCCATACGCAATAGCCTGCTCTGTATGAAATGTGCCGTTTTTGCCGGTAATGCCCTGCACCAGTACCCGCGTGTGTTTGTTGATCAAAACGCTCATCTTAACCTCCTGTTAATTCAGTAACGCAATGATGCGTTTAGCGGCATCATCCAGAGAATTGACGGCTTCCACCGTCAGGCCACTTTCTGCCAGTAACCGCTGCCCTTCGGCAGCGTTATTACCGGAGAGACGCACCACGACAGGCAGGGTGATACGGGCCTCATTCAGAGCATGAATAATGGCTCTGGCGATCATGTCGCAACGGACAATCCCACCAAAAATATTAACCAGAATGGCTTTCACTTTGCTGTCGGAAACAATCAGCCGAAAGGCTTCACTGACGCGCTCCTGGGTTGCGCCACCGCCAACATCCAGGAAGTTTGCGGGTTGTTCACCGTATAGCTTGATGATGTCCATGGTTGCCATAGCCAGCCCTGCACCATTGACCATGCAGCCGATATTTCCGTCCAGCGAGACATAATTAAGATCAAGCTTCGCTGCCTGGCTTTCGCGTGGATCTTCCTGGGTTTCATCACGTAGCACCTGGAGTTCCGGGTGACGATACAGCGCGTTATCATCCAGCGATACTTTCGCGTCTGCACACATAAATTCGCCCGTTTCCCGCAACACCAGAGGGTTAATTTCCAGCAGGGCGAAATCCAGTTCGTTAAAGGCTTTCCACGCCTGATTAACCAGGCGACTAAAGGTAGCAAATAGCCCGTGTTCCAGTTGCAGAACAGCAAACATTTCGCGGATATGGCAAGGCTGCACGCCTGTCAGTGGATCAATGCTGACACTGCTGATTTTCTCCGGTGTCTCATGGGCGACTTTTTCAATTTCCACACCACCTTCCGGGCTGACAATAAACGTGACCCGCTGGCTTTCACGATCCACCACCATGCCAAAATAGAGTTCCTGGCGTACCGGATAGATGTTTTCGCACAGCAAAATACTGCTGACATACTGCCCTTCTGGCCCGGTCTGATAAGTCACCAGTTGCGATCCCAACATTTGCTGTACAAAAGCCTGTGCTTCCGGCAGCTGCTTAAGCACTTTTACGCCGCCAGCTTTACCGCGCCCACCAGCATGTACCTGCGCTTTAAGTACCGCGCCTTTACTCGGGCAAGCAATATGTTGCCAGGCATCTGCCAGTTGCGAAATCTGTTGGATGGCTATCTCTTTTGGACACGGCATCCCCATGCCAGCCAGTAACGATTTGGCCTGATACTCATGTAAATTCATATATTCCCTCAGTGGTATGTGTTATCCGTGTAATGCTTTATTATTCAAGGCCATTGCTGCTTCGTGGATGACTTCGCTTAAGGTCGGATGCGCATGGATCGCACAGGCAATATCCTCGCCAGAGGCGCTAAAAGTCATCGCCAGCGCAATTTCATTGATCAGCTCCGATGCCTGCGGGCCAACAATCGCTCCGCCAAGTACGCGGTCAGTGTGTTTATCGCTGTATAACGTGCAACGCCCACCTTCCTGGCCTAATGCTAAGGCGCGACCGTTACCGGCAAACAGAGAATTTCCTTTGTTAAAGACTCTGCCAGCGGCTTTCAGTGAGGCCTCGTTTTCCCCTACCCACGCAACTTCCGGTTGGGTGTAAATCACCGAAGGGATCAGCGCAAAATTAATCGGCTCTACCGCCAGTCCGGCAATTTGATCCGCAACCACCACACCTTCAGCCATCGCTTTATGCGCCAGCATCGGCCCTCGCACGACATCACCAATTGCCCACAGCCCGGCTTTCCCGGTACGGCATAAGTTATCGACGGCAATACCGCCACGGTTATCGGCTTCAAGACCGAGTTGCACGAGATCGACACCAGAAAGTCGCGGTACACGTCCAATGGCAAGAATTAATTTATCGAAGCGGCTTTCTTCTCGCTTCTCACCCTGCCGCCAGCGCACATGCACACCGTCATCCCGTTGTTCAATAGCCTCAATCTCTACTGCCAGTTGCATTTTCATCCCACTGGCAATCATTGCTTTACGGACTTCGTTCGACAGGCGAGCTTCCAGTGCAGGCAAGAACGTTGGCGCCATCTCCAGCAGCGTGACATCTGAACCGACCCGATTCCACACAGACCCCAGTTCAAGGCCAATCACGCCAGCGCCGATCACACCGAGACGCGGCGGCACTTCGCTCAATGCCAGGGCGCCACGATTGTCGAGGATCTGTTGATTATCAATGGTAACGCCAGGCAGCTGACGCGGCTGAGAACCTGTTGCAATCACTACATTACGGGCGTGAATGTGTTGATCGTTTACGCGTAATTGCCAAATCTCATCCTGAGCACGTTCTAACGTTGCGAGGCCGCACAAGTGCTTCACTTTATTTTTCTTAAACAGCAAGCTGATGCCCATTGTCAGGCGGCTTACTATGGCATCTTTACGTTGAATCATCGCGGCAGCATTGAAAGATACGCCTTCAACGTTAACGCCATGAATGCTTGCCTCATGCTGTACTTGCGCGTACAGCTCGGAAGATTGCAGCAACGATTTTGACGGAATACAGCCGACATTGAGACACGTACCGCCCGGCGAAGGTTCGCCCTGTGCATTAACACCATCATCAATACATACTACGGAAAGCCCATTCTGCGCAGCCCGCAGTGCCGCTACGTAACCACCTGGCCCACCCCCCATAACTGCCACATCAAAAATTGTACTCATCGGCGCCCTCCTTAAAGATCCAGCAACAGTTGTTCCGGTGATTCCAGTAGCTCACGTATTGCCACCAATGTCTGCACGGCTTCCTGACCATCGATAATGCGATGGTCATAGCTGAGAGCAAGGTACATCATGGGACGAATAACAACCTGGCCGTTTTCTGCGACCGGGCGCGGCGTGATGGCATGCATCCCAAGAATGGCCGACTGCGGCGGGTTAATGATTGGCGTTGACATCATCGAACCAAAAGTACCGCCGTTGGTGATAGAGAACGTGCCGCCCTGTAACGCCTCCAGCGGCAATTTGCCATTGCGTGCCTGTGTGGCGTATTCGGCAATTTGCCGTTCAATTTCCACCAAAGAGAGTGATTGCGCATTGCGTAACACAGGCACTACCAGGCCGCGGTTGCTGCTCACTGCAATGCCGATATCGCAATAATCACGCCAGATAATCTCGTTGCCATCAACGCTGGCATTCACTACAGGGAAGCGCTCCAGCGCCCGGGTAACGGCCTTAACAAAGAAGGACATAAAGCCCAGCTTCACGCCGTGCTTCTCGGCAAAACGATCTTTCCAGCGGGTGCGTAAATCCATCACGCTCTGCATGTTTACTTCGTTGAATGTGGTAAGAATGGCGTTATTTTGTTGGGAAGCCAGCAGACGCTCAGCAATTCGCTGACGTAAGCGCGACATCGGCTCACGACGTTCCTGACGAGCACCCGGTGTCAAGGGTTTAGCTGGCGCGATCTCCGCCACCCGTTCAGGCTGAATGACTGGTGCAGGAGTAACGCGCTGTACATCCTCTTTCAGGATACGTCCATTTCTCCCGCTCCCCGCAACGTCAGCAAGTTCAACACCACTACGCTGTGCCTCCAGCCGTGCGGAAGGCATCGCCAGGGTTTCGGTGACTGGTGTGACGGTTTCTTCTATGACAGCTTGCGGCTTAAGATGCGCCAACAGTTGCGCGGACGTGACCGTGCTACCTTCGCTGACGATAATATTGCTTAACACGCCATCGTGCGGGGCCGGTATTTCCAGAATGACTTTATCGGTTTCCAGCTCGGCAATCACATCATCGCGTTTTACGTGCTCGCCTTCTTGTTTACACCAGGTTGTCAGCGTGCCTTCCGTGACAGATTCCGGTAATACAGGGACAGTAATTTCGATCATAAAATGTTCTCCTTATTATTTTTGTGCGCCTTTCATGGCTGAATATCTGCAAACGCAGCAGCAAGAAATTCGTCGATTTGTTGTTTATGTACACGCCCATACCCTGTCGCCGGAGCTGCCACTGCCGGGCGGCCTGCATACTGCCAGTAAGGAGTGTTAATTTTCAGTGCCGCCAGCTCATGACGAATCTGCCGCCACGCGCCCTGGTTTTCTGGCTCTTCCTGCAACCAAATCCATTCGCAGCAGTTCGGCCAACTCGCCAGAACATCATTCAGTTCTGCGACCGGGAACGGGTAGAGTTGCTCCAGGCGAACAATCGCTACCTCATCTTCACACTCACGCTGCTTACGGGCTTCCAGTACGTCGTAATAGACCTGGCCGCTACACAAAATAACGCGCTTAACTTTCTGGGACTGATGCAATTGCGGATCGGTGACTACCGGTTTATAAGCGCCATCAGTGAATTCAGAAAGCTCGCTCATAGCGCCTTTAAACCGAAGTAAACGCTTACTCATCATTATCACTAACGGTTTGCGCATTGGGCGTAATGCCTGACCGCGCAGCAAATGGAACATTTGTGCTGACTCACTGGGCATCACCACCTGCATGTTGTTTTCTGCGCACAGTTGCAGCCAGCGCTCAGGACGCGCAGAAGAGTGCTCCGGCCCTTGTCCGTCATAGCCATGCGGCAGAAGAATGGTTAAACCGCTATAGCGATCCCACTTGGTTTCGCCAGACGAGATAAACTGGTCAATAGCAACCTGAGCGCCGTTGGCAAAGTCACCAAACTGCGCTTCCCAAATAACCAGTTGCTGAGGCGCAGACGTTGAATAGCCATATTCAAAGGCTAAGAGCGCTTCTTCATTAAGCACCGAATCATAAACATCGAAAGATGCCTGACCAGCGCGGATATGCTGTAACGGCAGATAACGACGGGCTTCAGTTTGATGATGTACCACTGCATGGCGATGACTGAACGTGCCACGCCCTGAGTCTTCACCAGAAAGACGCACACCAACACCCGCATCCACAAGCGATGCATAGGCCAGCATTTCAGCCATTCCCCAGTCTATTGGCTGAGTACCTGCGGCCATATCCTGGCGTAACGCCAGTTGCCGTTTAATGGTAGGATGTGCGACCACATCGGGTGGCAGTGTAGAAATGATTTCACCATACGCTGCCAGCTTTTGCCGAGGCAATGCCGTAGATACCGGGGCGCTCCAGTGAGGGTTGGTCAACCCATACCAGTTAGCGCTAAAAGAGTGAATTGCAGGTTTGAGAGGCTGCGGTTCACGTTTCTGGCAGCTATCCAGCCAGTCGCGATAGCGTGCCGTCATCTCATCTTGTTGCGCCTGAGTTAACAGGCCGCGGCGGGCAAGAGATTCACCATAACGGGCGAGCGTACCAGGGTGAGCATCCACTGCCTGATACATTTGTGGCTGGGTAAGACGTGGCTCATCGCTTTCGTTGTGTCCGTGCTTACGGAAGCAGCAAATATCGATGATGATGTCGCGCCGGAAGGTGTCTCGCCATTCGCACGCCAGTTCCATTACCTGGCAAACAGCGTCAACGTCATCGCCATTAACGTGGATAATTGGGGCCGCTACCATTTTGGCAATATCGGTGCAGTACCGTGAAGAACGCATATCCTGCAAGCGGGAAGTGGTGAAGCCAATCTGATTGTTAATCACCAGATGTAGCGTACCGCCAGTGCCGTAGCCCTGAGTCTGCGATAAGTTAAACGTGGTTTGGTTGACGCCGAGGCCGCCCAACGCGGAATCCCCATGAATAAGTACGCCCACCACTTTTGCCTGACCATCCTCACCACGGCGTTCCTGCCTGGCTCGCACCTGGCCCAGCACCACCGGATTCACGATCTCCAGATGTGAGGGGTTATACGCCAGCGCCACATGCAGCGAACCGGCAGGTGTTTCCAGATTGCTGGAATACCCCATGTGGTATTTCACATCGCCTGAACCACTGCCGATCGTCTGCTTGCCTTCAAACTCAGCAAAAAGCTGTGCCGGGTCTTTATTCAACAGATTAACCAGAACATTAAGTCTTCCCCGGTGCGCCATGCCAATGACCATTTCCTCCACACCTTGCGCACGCAGGCGTTTTGTCAGCGTATCGAGCGCCGGGATTGCACTTTCGCCCCCTTCCAGAGAAAACCGTTTCTGCCCAACATAACGGGTATGCAGATAACGCTCTAACGTCTCTGCCGCCATCAGTTTTTCAAAACGGGCAATGCAGGTTTGGGCATCAGCTTGTGGCGCATTGCTGCTCTCAATCCGTGATAACAACCAGTTGATTTCTTCACGATTTTCCAGATGAGCAAGTTCATAAGCCTGGCTACCGGCCCAGGCTTGCTCCAGCAGGTTAAGCAGTTGCTTAAGTGGCATTTGCGTGGTGTGTGCGCCAAAGGTGACGCTAAACTCCTGCAACAAGTCTTCTTCGCTTAATCCCCAAAAACCAGGCTGGAGGGAGGGAACGTCAGCTGGGGGATTCAAACCAAGTGGATCAAGCTTTGCGCGCAGATGCCCCTGCGTGCGCCAGGCATTGATCAGTTGTATTACCGCAGCCTGTTTTTTTAACGTCGCACCGCTGACGTTGTTATCACCGGATACGCTTTGGACAGTCAGTTCAGGTGAAAGAAAAAAACGCCGCCAGTCTTCCGGGAGTTGTTCCGGCGTACGCAACCAGGTCTGGTAGTACTCTTCAAGCCAGGTCGCGTTATCTCCACTAAGCAGCGTGCCGGGCGAGGTCATGTTCTCCATGTTTTTCTCCTGATGGTCATAGACAGCCGCATTACTGCACAATCCGTACCAACAGTTAAAAACACTAATTTTCAAAAACTTATAGAAAAGAGATGATGTAAAAGTGGGCGAAAAAAGGGACAGAATAGTAGGGGATGGCTGGAGTCAGGAACAGGCGGAGAGATCCGCCTGTTGATTAAAATCACATCACCGCAGCAAACGCCTTTGCCACGCGATGCACATTTTGCGCGTTAAGCCCGGCGACACACATGCGACCGCTGGCGATGAGATAGACACCAAATTCTTCACGTAGTCGGTCAACCTGAGCGGTTCTTAAACCGGTATAACTGAACATGCCGCGCTGATTAAGCAGATAATCGAAATTGCGCTCTGGCATCTCTGTGCTCAATACCTTCACCAGTTCCTGACGCATTGCCAGAATGCGAGTACGCATCTCTTCTACTTCCGCCAGCCAGCTGGCTTTCAATGCCTCGTCATTCAGCACCGCAGCCACCACCTGCGCACCAAAATTCGGCGGGCTGGAGTAGTTGCGGCGAACGGTTGCTTTCAATTGCCCCAGTACGCGGCCTGCGGCTTCGGCATCTTCACACAGAACAGAAAGTCCGCCGACGCGCTCGCCGTAAAGGGAGAAAATTTTCGAGAACGAATTGCTCACCAGAGCGGGTAATCCAGCGCTGGCAATGGCGCGAATGGCGTAGGCATCCTCTTCCATACCGGCACCAAATCCTTGATAGGCAATATCGAGGAATGGAATAAGCTCGCGGGCTTTGAGAATTTCAATCACGGAATCCCACTGGTCATTAGTGAGATCGGCACCCGTTGGGTTGTGGCAACATGGATGCAGCAACACAATACTGCGGGCAGGTAATGTTTTCAGCGTCGCCAACAGGTCATTAAAGCGCACGCCGTTAGTCGCTTCGTCATACCAGGGGTAAGTACTTACTTCGAATCCAGCCCCGGCGAATATTGCTACGTGGTTTTCCCAGGTAGGATCGCTGACCCAGACGCCTGATTCCGGGAAGTAGCGTTTCAGGAAATCTGCACCCACTTTCAATGCCCCTGAGCCGCCAAGGGTTTGAATGGTTGCTACGCGCTGTTGTTGCAGTACCGGATGGTCCGCACCAAACAGCAGCGGCGCAATGGCATGGCGATAGCTGTTAAGCCCTTCCATCGGTAAATAAAGCGAAGCACCATGAGGCTGCGCATTCAGGCGCGCTTCCGCATCCGCTACGGCTTTCAGTTGTGGAATAATTCCGTCTTCGTTGTAGTACAGACCGATACTTAAATTCACTTTGTCGCTGCGAGGGTCTTCTTTAAAACGCTCCATAAGCGTAAGAATCGGGTCGCCAGCGTAGGCGTCAACTTTTTGAAACACGCGATGGTTCTCCAGGTTTACGGGCAGGTGGTTAAAACACAATAAACCGGAAGTAGACGAAGATCGAGTGGATGTTCAAAGTCAGTCGGGAAGGCGATGTAGAATTTGCCCCAGTCGCTCTTGCAGCGAACCCGAAACAGAAAGATAAGGAATATTCCTGCGCGATAATTCCTGTTCATACCACACCTGTTGCCGTGCGCGAAATACCTCTCCTTGCCGGGTGCCATCCTGCACGAAGGGAAATTCTGCGCCGCAAAGCACCACCAGAGAGTATTCCCGCTCCGCCAGTTGATGAAGTTCTTGCGGAGCATGACCATATTGATCAAGGGCATAGAACAAGGTCGTGAGTGGCGACGTGTCACATATAAGATAGTGATTAGCTTCTGCTTGTTGTTCCCGGCGTACCTGTTCGCAGGCGATATGCAACAAATCATCCGCGGTTAAGATTCCGTTTTTTTCTTCCCAATAGTCGCGGCCAAATTCAGCGACATACACCGTATCAAGCCCATCCGCCAGCGCTTTTGAAAGCGTGCTTTTACCGGTAGATTCGCCACCAAGCAGACAGATACGGCGAACGAAACTGTAATAAACATCATTCGCCAACATGTAGCGATAGCGGTGAACATCGGAACGAATAAGCGTTCCCGAAGGCGCTTCATCGCCAACTGGGCGCGCCATTCGAACGTGTTCAACGGGTTGGGCAAAACGCCGCGCCAGCACGTTAGCAAAGCCATCGCCATAGTCTTCTGCAGTAAATACAGCATGTGGACGACAGCGTAATATCTGCAGGCACAGCGTCGCCACATAATGACGGTGGATGTCGGCATCGTTATGCGGTATGGCAGGTAAGTTATAACGCGCAACAAGCTCTGGCGTCAGTACCAAAATCGTCGCTTGCGGGAAGCGCACTTGCAGCCACGTCAGGCGCTTTTCAGGTTCACAGTCAGGCATTTCCGGCACGGAATAACTGATGATGAACAGTTCTTCACATTGCGCCAGTGCGGTATTGATCAACTTTTCATGACCACAATGCAAAGGCGCGAATTTACCAACCACCAGGCCCGTTGCAAAAGGCTTCATGATGTTTGCAACTCTTTGCGCCATTGATACAAACCATGCCAGGCGTTAATCCAGAACAGGAAATATAAGCCAGCGGTCAGGTTTAAACCGCGCGTCATATACAGTGGCACTGCCAGGGTATTCACCGCTAACCAGACGAACCAGTTTTCGATACGTCTTCCCATCAACATGAA
It encodes the following:
- a CDS encoding AAA family ATPase; the encoded protein is MKPFATGLVVGKFAPLHCGHEKLINTALAQCEELFIISYSVPEMPDCEPEKRLTWLQVRFPQATILVLTPELVARYNLPAIPHNDADIHRHYVATLCLQILRCRPHAVFTAEDYGDGFANVLARRFAQPVEHVRMARPVGDEAPSGTLIRSDVHRYRYMLANDVYYSFVRRICLLGGESTGKSTLSKALADGLDTVYVAEFGRDYWEEKNGILTADDLLHIACEQVRREQQAEANHYLICDTSPLTTLFYALDQYGHAPQELHQLAEREYSLVVLCGAEFPFVQDGTRQGEVFRARQQVWYEQELSRRNIPYLSVSGSLQERLGQILHRLPD